A genome region from Nitrosopumilus oxyclinae includes the following:
- a CDS encoding B12-binding domain-containing radical SAM protein — translation MGTPKIVLTADRTLMSPYRGLSLATFFGCAPAVDPNRDKNSFWYKILGNQVTPKVLFDFICNWSPDIDGVAKYAPYGLRKLEAGLLRDGFSRQDVVVAHPNHIEKFIGPETEVIGTYEMDPLGMGPVTMTFTYGRKQTSYDEFYNAELHHRIKAAKARTGSKAKVISGASGTWQYNYDPAKIEEFGIYAILEGELGGIAPEIDGHAGRFFNYLINGDFENMDPFRKRSDFKVNIKEFEREGKKIHGRFVNFWDRPELEDIPNIVEPSMHGMVEVMRGCGRGCKFCDVTLRSLRYYSPEKVKKEIEVNIKKGGSKSAWIHSDDIFVYGMDPRTAKGMEPNREALEELFTAIMSTGVEHTNPTHGTLAGAIADEKLLPNLSKIMRASPDNMIGVQAGLETGSLRLIGKYADRKLAPYDPSEWHWVVKEGVKSMNENYWIPAFTLIMGLDNDETPEDSWETIQLISELEHEQPDSMFTATALTFVPIGLLEQSDFFHIGNEMTPAQLGVLYKTWQHNFKYGIQKFMTKTGSKGPQRYAFNALARSLGGIPLGAMEKYARRKSKEHEKVIETVKAKYW, via the coding sequence ATGGGTACTCCAAAAATAGTCTTAACTGCAGATAGAACTTTGATGTCTCCTTACAGGGGATTGTCTCTTGCAACATTTTTCGGATGTGCTCCTGCAGTAGATCCTAACAGAGATAAGAATAGTTTTTGGTATAAGATTCTTGGAAATCAAGTAACTCCAAAAGTTCTATTTGATTTCATTTGTAATTGGTCACCTGATATTGATGGTGTAGCGAAATATGCTCCATATGGATTAAGAAAATTAGAAGCCGGTTTGTTACGTGATGGTTTTAGTAGACAAGATGTTGTAGTTGCTCATCCAAATCATATTGAAAAATTCATTGGTCCTGAAACTGAAGTTATTGGAACTTATGAAATGGATCCACTTGGAATGGGTCCAGTTACTATGACATTTACTTATGGACGAAAACAAACTTCTTACGATGAATTTTACAATGCAGAGTTACATCATAGAATTAAAGCTGCAAAAGCAAGAACTGGAAGTAAAGCAAAAGTAATTTCTGGTGCATCTGGAACATGGCAATACAATTATGATCCAGCAAAAATTGAAGAATTTGGAATTTATGCAATATTAGAAGGAGAACTGGGAGGTATTGCACCTGAAATTGATGGACATGCAGGTCGCTTCTTTAACTATTTGATTAATGGTGATTTTGAAAATATGGATCCATTCAGAAAAAGAAGTGACTTTAAAGTTAACATTAAAGAATTTGAAAGAGAAGGAAAAAAAATTCACGGAAGATTTGTAAATTTCTGGGATAGACCAGAATTAGAAGATATTCCTAACATTGTAGAGCCTAGCATGCATGGTATGGTTGAGGTAATGCGTGGTTGTGGTAGAGGATGTAAATTCTGTGACGTTACATTAAGATCATTAAGATACTATTCACCAGAAAAAGTCAAAAAAGAAATTGAAGTTAACATAAAGAAAGGCGGTTCCAAATCTGCATGGATTCACAGTGATGATATTTTTGTTTATGGAATGGATCCTCGAACTGCAAAAGGAATGGAGCCAAATAGAGAAGCATTAGAAGAATTATTCACAGCAATCATGTCTACGGGAGTTGAACACACAAATCCAACTCACGGTACATTGGCAGGTGCAATAGCTGATGAAAAACTCCTTCCAAACCTCTCAAAAATAATGAGAGCTAGTCCTGATAACATGATTGGTGTCCAAGCAGGACTTGAAACTGGAAGTCTTAGATTAATTGGTAAATACGCTGATAGAAAACTTGCTCCATACGATCCATCTGAATGGCATTGGGTTGTAAAAGAAGGTGTAAAGTCAATGAATGAGAATTATTGGATCCCGGCATTTACCTTGATTATGGGTCTTGACAATGATGAAACTCCTGAAGATTCATGGGAAACTATCCAATTAATCAGTGAATTAGAACATGAGCAACCTGATTCAATGTTTACTGCCACTGCACTTACGTTTGTTCCAATTGGATTGCTAGAACAATCTGATTTCTTCCACATTGGAAATGAAATGACTCCTGCACAATTGGGAGTTCTTTACAAGACATGGCAACATAATTTCAAATATGGTATTCAAAAATTCATGACTAAAACTGGTTCAAAAGGCCCACAAAGATATGCTTTCAATGCACTTGCAAGATCTCTTGGAGGTATTCCACTTGGAGCCATGGAGAAATATGCACGAAGAAAGAGTAAGGAACACGAAAAAGTCATAGAGACTGTAAAGGCCAAGTACTGGTAG